The following coding sequences are from one Salvelinus namaycush isolate Seneca chromosome 23, SaNama_1.0, whole genome shotgun sequence window:
- the LOC120018958 gene encoding olfactory receptor 4D2-like has protein sequence MLANVANICFILHDKRLHKPMYLLICNLAVVDMLYSSSASPTMIGVLVAGDKTIAYVSCFIQMFVFHLGGVMEMFAISVMAFDRLIAISSPLRYQSILTNVRTLVLTVLTRLGVVLTLEERHGLMIGAILGPSLVNPFVYCFRTKEIKNKMLKMFNKVAPTE, from the exons ATGCTTGCTAATGTGGCAAATATATGTTTTATCCTTCATGATAAGCGTTTGCACAAGCCAATGTATCTTCTGATTTGCAACCTTGCTGTAGTTGATATGCTGTACAGCTCCAGTGCCAGTCCAACTATGATTGGTGTGCTGGTAGCTGGTGATAAAACCATAGCTTATGTGTCATGCTTCATTCAGATGTTTGTTTTCCACCTGGGGGGCGTAATGGAGATGTTTGCTAtctctgtcatggcttttgaTCGTTTGATTGCAATCTCTAGTCCACTGAGGTATCAAAGTATCCTCACCAATGTTCGTACTCTGGTTCTGACCG TCTTGACCAGGCTAGGTGTGGTGCTGACCTTGGAAGAGCGTCATGGCTTGATGATCGGGGCTATTCTCGGGCCCTCTCTTGTTAATCCCTTTGTATACTGTTTTAGAACCAAAGAGATCAAAAACAAAATGTTGAAGATGTTTAACAAAGTTGCGCCCACTGAATAA